In Drosophila yakuba strain Tai18E2 chromosome 2R, Prin_Dyak_Tai18E2_2.1, whole genome shotgun sequence, a single genomic region encodes these proteins:
- the LOC26536055 gene encoding uncharacterized protein LOC26536055 isoform X1 encodes MGLIASRQMVESEVDSRAAVLFQGPGSCCISAGVLHCVVDSRVAVLFRGPESCCTSAGVHRCVGESVVIVLESPGSSLLWVVSPGKGGILWTPGQDALLWADARKCPWNWMQKIGLDKYIYVFSFVLSDFCFVFSFAGPISPGFFIFVRWDLGRNALPWIYKEHRRRFVFVSEFVNAFSFLLLLVYFALFQGYCQYVVATKKRWNLRVKILTFCRVNSAALGIRAEIVVFHFAESGNGILFVCRCCQKKVDFKGREIDLLPGQQRRT; translated from the exons ATGGGTCTCATCGCCAGCCGTCAAATGGTCGAAAGCGAAGTGGATTCCCGCGCTGCCGTCTTATTCCAGGGTCCAGGGAGTTGCTGCATTTCAGCTGGAGTTCTTCATTGCGTAGTGGATTCCCGCGTCGCCGTCTTATTCCGGGGTCCAGAGAGTTGCTGCACTTCAGCTGGAGTTCATCGATGTGTCGGCGAGAGCGTCGTCATTGTTTTGGAGTCACCAGGGTCGTCGCTTCTGTGGGTCGTCTCGCCAGGGAAAGGAGGCATCTTATGGACGCCGGGCCAAGATGCTTTGCTTTGGGCCGACGCTcgtaa GTGTCCATGGAATTGGATGCAGAAAATTGGATTAGATAAGTATATCTAtgtgtttagttttgttttgtctgatttttgttttgtcttttcttttgcaggtcCAATTAGTCCaggatttttcatttttgtccgGTGGGATTTGGGAAGGAATGCATTGCCTTGGATTTATAAAGAGCATCGTCGGAGGTTCGTATTTGTCAGTGAGTTTGTAAATGCATTTagttttctgttgttgttagtttattttgctcTTTTTCAGGGATATTGTCAGTATGTCGTTGCTACCAAGAAAAGGTGGAATTTAAGGGTCAAGATTTTGACCTTTTGCCGGGTCAACAGCGCCGCACTTGGAATTC gTGCCGAAATCgtcgtttttcatttcgccGAGTCGGGAAATG GGATTTTGTTTGTATGCCGTTGCTGCCAGAAAAAAGTCGATTTCAAGGGTCGCGAAATTGACCTTTTGCCGGGTCAGCAGCGGCGCACCTAG
- the LOC26536055 gene encoding uncharacterized protein LOC26536055 isoform X3, with product MGLIASRQMVESEVDSRAAVLFQGPGSCCISAGVLHCVVDSRVAVLFRGPESCCTSAGVHRCVGESVVIVLESPGSSLLWVVSPGKGGILWTPGQDALLWADARKCPWNWMQKIGLGPISPGFFIFVRWDLGRNALPWIYKEHRRSLFCSFSGILSVCRCYQEKVEFKGQDFDLLPGQQRRTWNSCRNRRFSFRRVGKWDFVCMPLLPEKSRFQGSRN from the exons ATGGGTCTCATCGCCAGCCGTCAAATGGTCGAAAGCGAAGTGGATTCCCGCGCTGCCGTCTTATTCCAGGGTCCAGGGAGTTGCTGCATTTCAGCTGGAGTTCTTCATTGCGTAGTGGATTCCCGCGTCGCCGTCTTATTCCGGGGTCCAGAGAGTTGCTGCACTTCAGCTGGAGTTCATCGATGTGTCGGCGAGAGCGTCGTCATTGTTTTGGAGTCACCAGGGTCGTCGCTTCTGTGGGTCGTCTCGCCAGGGAAAGGAGGCATCTTATGGACGCCGGGCCAAGATGCTTTGCTTTGGGCCGACGCTcgtaa GTGTCCATGGAATTGGATGCAGAAAATTGGATTAG gtcCAATTAGTCCaggatttttcatttttgtccgGTGGGATTTGGGAAGGAATGCATTGCCTTGGATTTATAAAGAGCATCGTCGGAG tttattttgctcTTTTTCAGGGATATTGTCAGTATGTCGTTGCTACCAAGAAAAGGTGGAATTTAAGGGTCAAGATTTTGACCTTTTGCCGGGTCAACAGCGCCGCACTTGGAATTC gTGCCGAAATCgtcgtttttcatttcgccGAGTCGGGAAATG GGATTTTGTTTGTATGCCGTTGCTGCCAGAAAAAAGTCGATTTCAAGGGTCGCGAAATTGA
- the LOC26536055 gene encoding uncharacterized protein LOC26536055 isoform X2: MGLIASRQMVESEVDSRAAVLFQGPGSCCISAGVLHCVVDSRVAVLFRGPESCCTSAGVHRCVGESVVIVLESPGSSLLWVVSPGKGGILWTPGQDALLWADARKCPWNWMQKIGLDKYIYVFSFVLSDFCFVFSFAGPISPGFFIFVRWDLGRNALPWIYKEHRRSLFCSFSGILSVCRCYQEKVEFKGQDFDLLPGQQRRTWNSCRNRRFSFRRVGKWDFVCMPLLPEKSRFQGSRN, encoded by the exons ATGGGTCTCATCGCCAGCCGTCAAATGGTCGAAAGCGAAGTGGATTCCCGCGCTGCCGTCTTATTCCAGGGTCCAGGGAGTTGCTGCATTTCAGCTGGAGTTCTTCATTGCGTAGTGGATTCCCGCGTCGCCGTCTTATTCCGGGGTCCAGAGAGTTGCTGCACTTCAGCTGGAGTTCATCGATGTGTCGGCGAGAGCGTCGTCATTGTTTTGGAGTCACCAGGGTCGTCGCTTCTGTGGGTCGTCTCGCCAGGGAAAGGAGGCATCTTATGGACGCCGGGCCAAGATGCTTTGCTTTGGGCCGACGCTcgtaa GTGTCCATGGAATTGGATGCAGAAAATTGGATTAGATAAGTATATCTAtgtgtttagttttgttttgtctgatttttgttttgtcttttcttttgcaggtcCAATTAGTCCaggatttttcatttttgtccgGTGGGATTTGGGAAGGAATGCATTGCCTTGGATTTATAAAGAGCATCGTCGGAG tttattttgctcTTTTTCAGGGATATTGTCAGTATGTCGTTGCTACCAAGAAAAGGTGGAATTTAAGGGTCAAGATTTTGACCTTTTGCCGGGTCAACAGCGCCGCACTTGGAATTC gTGCCGAAATCgtcgtttttcatttcgccGAGTCGGGAAATG GGATTTTGTTTGTATGCCGTTGCTGCCAGAAAAAAGTCGATTTCAAGGGTCGCGAAATTGA
- the LOC26536055 gene encoding uncharacterized protein LOC26536055 isoform X6 → MLCLGPTLVQLVQDFSFLSGGIWEGMHCLGFIKSIVGVYFALFQGYCQYVVATKKRWNLRVKILTFCRVNSAALGIRAEIVVFHFAESGNGILFVCRCCQKKVDFKGREIDLLPGQQRRT, encoded by the exons ATGCTTTGCTTAGGGCCGACGCTC gtcCAATTAGTCCaggatttttcatttttgtccgGTGGGATTTGGGAAGGAATGCATTGCCTTGGATTTATAAAGAGCATCGTCGGAG tttattttgctcTTTTTCAGGGATATTGTCAGTATGTCGTTGCTACCAAGAAAAGGTGGAATTTAAGGGTCAAGATTTTGACCTTTTGCCGGGTCAACAGCGCCGCACTTGGAATTC gTGCCGAAATCgtcgtttttcatttcgccGAGTCGGGAAATG GGATTTTGTTTGTATGCCGTTGCTGCCAGAAAAAAGTCGATTTCAAGGGTCGCGAAATTGACCTTTTGCCGGGTCAGCAGCGGCGCACCTAG
- the LOC26536055 gene encoding uncharacterized protein LOC26536055 isoform X8, which yields MLCLGPTLVQLVQDFSFLSGGIWEGMHCLGFIKSIVGGILSVCRCYQEKVEFKGQDFDLLPGQQRRTWNSCRNRRFSFRRVGKWDFVCMPLLPEKSRFQGSRN from the exons ATGCTTTGCTTAGGGCCGACGCTC gtcCAATTAGTCCaggatttttcatttttgtccgGTGGGATTTGGGAAGGAATGCATTGCCTTGGATTTATAAAGAGCATCGTCGGAG GGATATTGTCAGTATGTCGTTGCTACCAAGAAAAGGTGGAATTTAAGGGTCAAGATTTTGACCTTTTGCCGGGTCAACAGCGCCGCACTTGGAATTC gTGCCGAAATCgtcgtttttcatttcgccGAGTCGGGAAATG GGATTTTGTTTGTATGCCGTTGCTGCCAGAAAAAAGTCGATTTCAAGGGTCGCGAAATTGA
- the LOC26536055 gene encoding uncharacterized protein LOC26536055 isoform X4: MQKIGLGPISPGFFIFVRWDLGRNALPWIYKEHRRRFVFVSEFVNAFSFLLLLVYFALFQGYCQYVVATKKRWNLRVKILTFCRVNSAALGIRAEIVVFHFAESGNGILFVCRCCQKKVDFKGREIDLLPGQQRRT, from the exons ATGCAGAAAATTGGATTAG gtcCAATTAGTCCaggatttttcatttttgtccgGTGGGATTTGGGAAGGAATGCATTGCCTTGGATTTATAAAGAGCATCGTCGGAGGTTCGTATTTGTCAGTGAGTTTGTAAATGCATTTagttttctgttgttgttagtttattttgctcTTTTTCAGGGATATTGTCAGTATGTCGTTGCTACCAAGAAAAGGTGGAATTTAAGGGTCAAGATTTTGACCTTTTGCCGGGTCAACAGCGCCGCACTTGGAATTC gTGCCGAAATCgtcgtttttcatttcgccGAGTCGGGAAATG GGATTTTGTTTGTATGCCGTTGCTGCCAGAAAAAAGTCGATTTCAAGGGTCGCGAAATTGACCTTTTGCCGGGTCAGCAGCGGCGCACCTAG
- the LOC26536055 gene encoding uncharacterized protein LOC26536055 isoform X5, protein MCLVLFCLIFVLSFLLQVQLVQDFSFLSGGIWEGMHCLGFIKSIVGGSYLSGYCQYVVATKKRWNLRVKILTFCRVNSAALGIRAEIVVFHFAESGNGILFVCRCCQKKVDFKGREIDLLPGQQRRT, encoded by the exons AtgtgtttagttttgttttgtctgatttttgttttgtcttttcttttgcaggtcCAATTAGTCCaggatttttcatttttgtccgGTGGGATTTGGGAAGGAATGCATTGCCTTGGATTTATAAAGAGCATCGTCGGAGGTTCGTATTTGTCA GGATATTGTCAGTATGTCGTTGCTACCAAGAAAAGGTGGAATTTAAGGGTCAAGATTTTGACCTTTTGCCGGGTCAACAGCGCCGCACTTGGAATTC gTGCCGAAATCgtcgtttttcatttcgccGAGTCGGGAAATG GGATTTTGTTTGTATGCCGTTGCTGCCAGAAAAAAGTCGATTTCAAGGGTCGCGAAATTGACCTTTTGCCGGGTCAGCAGCGGCGCACCTAG
- the LOC26536055 gene encoding uncharacterized protein LOC26536055 isoform X7, giving the protein MCLVLFCLIFVLSFLLQVQLVQDFSFLSGGIWEGMHCLGFIKSIVGGILSVCRCYQEKVEFKGQDFDLLPGQQRRTWNSCRNRRFSFRRVGKWDFVCMPLLPEKSRFQGSRN; this is encoded by the exons AtgtgtttagttttgttttgtctgatttttgttttgtcttttcttttgcaggtcCAATTAGTCCaggatttttcatttttgtccgGTGGGATTTGGGAAGGAATGCATTGCCTTGGATTTATAAAGAGCATCGTCGGAG GGATATTGTCAGTATGTCGTTGCTACCAAGAAAAGGTGGAATTTAAGGGTCAAGATTTTGACCTTTTGCCGGGTCAACAGCGCCGCACTTGGAATTC gTGCCGAAATCgtcgtttttcatttcgccGAGTCGGGAAATG GGATTTTGTTTGTATGCCGTTGCTGCCAGAAAAAAGTCGATTTCAAGGGTCGCGAAATTGA